One part of the Bacillota bacterium genome encodes these proteins:
- a CDS encoding NusG domain II-containing protein — translation MRRGDWLILGLILFVAIGGLAYWQFRPWQADTGEIVIEVDGDERFSYPLSQQGRHDIIDVNGIIGITTVELGENRVRVSHSDCPDKVCVNMGWVDRPGRPIACLPNRVIVHVRGQQDDFDFITN, via the coding sequence TGGAGACTGGCTGATTTTGGGACTGATATTGTTTGTCGCTATTGGTGGCCTTGCCTATTGGCAGTTTCGCCCCTGGCAGGCAGATACCGGTGAGATAGTGATCGAAGTCGATGGCGATGAGCGATTCAGCTATCCCCTGAGCCAACAGGGCCGTCATGATATTATCGATGTGAATGGGATAATTGGTATTACAACCGTTGAACTGGGTGAAAACCGGGTCCGTGTCAGTCATTCCGATTGCCCGGATAAAGTTTGTGTGAATATGGGATGGGTAGACCGTCCCGGCAGGCCGATAGCATGTCTGCCCAACCGGGTTATTGTTCATGTGCGCGGTCAGCAAGATGATTTTGATTTTATTACGAACTAA
- a CDS encoding Gx transporter family protein, producing the protein MLTTLATVLHVLEGMLPPLPVPGAKLGLANIITVATIALLGARFGLAVAVSRVILGSLLIGFSVVGFAMSMSGALLSWLVMVLLYGRFRERLSLVGISLAGAVAHNVAQLTVASWVLEQVATFTLLPYLLFFAVPTGIMVGLTAGLLIKAMAKAKIQGGLQR; encoded by the coding sequence ATGCTGACAACTTTGGCTACGGTCCTCCATGTTCTTGAGGGAATGCTGCCGCCGTTACCGGTTCCCGGGGCAAAACTGGGACTGGCAAATATAATTACAGTCGCTACAATTGCGCTTCTCGGCGCCCGGTTTGGTCTTGCTGTCGCTGTGAGCCGAGTTATCCTCGGCTCTCTGCTAATTGGCTTTAGCGTGGTTGGCTTTGCCATGAGTATGTCTGGGGCGCTTTTGAGCTGGTTGGTGATGGTGCTACTCTATGGACGCTTCCGGGAGCGCCTTAGTCTGGTGGGCATCAGCCTTGCCGGAGCGGTGGCCCATAACGTGGCGCAATTGACCGTAGCTAGTTGGGTTTTGGAGCAAGTGGCCACGTTTACGCTTTTGCCATATTTGCTATTCTTTGCTGTGCCTACGGGCATTATGGTTGGGCTTACGGCCGGCTTGTTGATTAAGGCGATGGCTAAGGCAAAAATTCAGGGAGGTTTGCAGCGATGA
- the maf gene encoding septum formation protein Maf — protein sequence MNLILASASPRRRELLQQITPNFDVFPAAVDESPGPLQVPGLYALDTASAKAKFISDQNPEALVFGADTIVCLGTKIFGKPRDSIENYNMLMQFSNRQHVVGTAVVIARAGEILNREFVVTKVLFRKLSAKEVNEYSASGNGLDKAGGYGIQDKAGKFVEAIDGCYYNVVGLPLATTARLLEGYI from the coding sequence ATGAACCTAATCCTTGCTTCCGCTTCGCCACGTCGCCGGGAATTGCTTCAGCAGATTACCCCAAATTTTGATGTGTTTCCAGCAGCAGTGGACGAAAGTCCCGGCCCATTACAGGTGCCGGGACTATATGCTTTAGATACGGCGAGCGCAAAGGCAAAATTTATATCAGATCAAAACCCGGAAGCGCTTGTTTTCGGGGCAGATACAATCGTCTGTCTTGGGACGAAAATTTTTGGCAAGCCTCGGGACAGCATAGAAAATTATAATATGCTTATGCAGTTCTCAAATCGACAACATGTTGTGGGCACAGCGGTAGTTATTGCCCGTGCTGGTGAAATCCTTAATAGGGAATTTGTGGTTACAAAGGTCTTGTTTCGTAAGCTTTCTGCTAAAGAAGTCAATGAATACAGCGCTTCCGGGAATGGACTGGACAAAGCTGGCGGTTACGGAATTCAAGATAAGGCCGGTAAATTTGTTGAAGCAATTGACGGTTGCTATTATAATGTAGTTGGGTTGCCGTTGGCGACGACAGCCCGCTTGCTGGAGGGTTATATTTAG
- a CDS encoding JAB domain-containing protein, with product MRYTIKDIPPDMRPREKLLRYGPNTLTDQELLAIILRTGSRDQNAIQVAESVLYQFRDLRGVNHAGVEEICAATSGIGHAKAAQIKAALELGRRLNQQEAEVVRVKSPNDVAAWVMEDMRFLQHEQFRLLLLNTKNIIIGCEEVSRGSLNASIVHPREVFARAIKRSAAAVILIHNHPSGDPTPSQEDINVTRRLVEVGKLVGIDVLDHLVIGDGVFCSLKERGYV from the coding sequence GTGAGGTATACCATTAAGGACATACCTCCTGATATGCGTCCCCGGGAAAAGTTGCTCCGCTATGGACCGAACACCTTGACTGACCAGGAGCTGTTGGCGATAATTTTACGGACAGGTTCCAGGGATCAGAACGCTATTCAGGTGGCTGAATCGGTGCTCTATCAATTCAGAGACTTACGGGGAGTGAATCATGCCGGCGTTGAGGAGATTTGCGCCGCAACTTCCGGTATTGGCCATGCTAAAGCAGCGCAAATTAAGGCCGCTTTAGAACTTGGCCGCCGGCTCAATCAACAAGAAGCTGAAGTTGTGCGGGTCAAGTCACCCAATGATGTTGCAGCGTGGGTAATGGAAGATATGCGTTTTTTGCAGCACGAACAATTCCGTCTTCTATTGTTGAACACGAAAAATATAATCATTGGTTGTGAAGAGGTTTCCCGGGGCAGCCTCAATGCGTCAATTGTCCATCCCCGGGAGGTTTTTGCCCGCGCTATTAAGCGGAGCGCCGCCGCCGTTATTCTGATTCACAACCACCCCAGCGGCGATCCGACACCGAGTCAGGAGGATATCAATGTAACCCGGCGTTTGGTCGAGGTTGGCAAACTGGTGGGGATAGATGTTCTCGATCATCTGGTTATTGGCGATGGTGTATTTTGTAGTCTGAAAGAACGGGGCTATGTTTGA